A single genomic interval of Plodia interpunctella isolate USDA-ARS_2022_Savannah chromosome 16, ilPloInte3.2, whole genome shotgun sequence harbors:
- the LOC128676399 gene encoding synaptic vesicle glycoprotein 2A-like isoform X1 codes for MEDKKIKTLSENVENSEQNTADLEQALSLVGIGWYNLKYCLVLALFLISAIVEPIGYSYVLPAAKCDLHMTDAQRGIIASIPYIGIVVTSFPWGYLVDTRGRKKVIIASSLTVGAFGLLAGFMPELISFTIFKTLGALCLACPAAVPYTYIGEIIPQRHRDIILSVTNSLQILGSALVPLLGYGILPLEFRTSFGAYDFRSWRLLSIVYSSMFILAAFLLSFGPESPKYLVSQGKYDDALKILQYMYAGNKRKSPDVFPIKKLKVIPINEEEKPSFLQSLKLQTVPLLRRPYLKWLALNGFLLFGICSALNGLYMWVPDVLNRVLTGGGGGLTACGVIGQRFNETVDETICDDTIDTMTFIINSIANVSCAFIALAISLSVKFLGKKVLVILVYIVLGTFCVLINHVTQDMLFAVLLSSLALTGLAIGPVNAFSVEIFPTNLRGMAVSLTMMVGRTGSIIGTNAAGVMINTVCEATFYTFGGLLILCGLASFLLPKSKSNPPTIKTVTDTTHL; via the exons gaATAGGATGGTATAACCTGAAGTATTGTCTAGTGCTGGCCCTGTTCCTTATATCGGCTATAGTGGAACCGATTGGGTATTCCTATGTATTACCAGCGGCCAAGTGTGATCTCCACATGACAGATGCTCAAAGAGGGATTATCGCCTCAATTCCTTATATAG GCATAGTAGTGACGTCATTCCCCTGGGGCTACCTGGTGGACACCCGGGGCAGGAAGAAAGTCATAATCGCCAGCTCCCTCACGGTCGGCGCGTTCGGACTACTAGCTGGCTTCATGCCAGAGCTAATCAGCTTCACTATATTCAAGACTCTTGGAGCTCTATG TCTAGCGTGTCCGGCTGCCGTCCCATACACGTACATCGGAGAGATCATCCCTCAAAGACACAgggatataatattatctgtcACGAATTCCCTGCAGATTTTGGGCTCAGCTCTTGTGCCAT TGCTCGGCTACGGAATACTTCCCCTCGAGTTCCGCACAAGCTTTGGGGCATACGATTTCAGATCATGGCGACTTCTAAGCATAGTGTACTCTTCTATGTTCATCCTAGCTGCGTTCCTGTTGAGTTTCGGCCCAGAGAGCCCCAAGTACTTAGTCTCCCAAGGCAAATATGATGACGCGCTTAAGATCTTGCAATATATGTATGCAGGGAATAAAAGAAAGTCGCCCGATGTTTTTCCG aTCAAAAAGCTGAAGGTTATACCCATTAACGAGGAAGAGAAGCCGAGTTTCTTGCAATCGCTCAAACTTCAGACGGTCCCGCTGTTGCGTCGCCCGTACCTCAAGTGGCTGGCACTGAACGGATTCCTGCTCTTCGGCATATGTAGTGC ACTGAATGGTCTATACATGTGGGTGCCTGACGTGCTGAACCGCGTGCTGACTGGGGGCGGCGGCGGACTCACCGCCTGCGGCGTCATCGGACAGAGATTCAATGAG aCAGTCGACGAAACAATCTGCGACGACACCATAGACACAATGACTTTCATTATCAACTCGATAGCCAACGTGAGCTGTGCCTTCATAGCGTTAGCTATCAGTCTATCTGTCAAGTTTCTCGGGAAGAAAGTCCTCGTGATCTTAGTCTATATTGTCCTTGGCACGTTCTGCGTGTTGATCAACCACGTGACTCAAGATATGCTGTTCGCTGTGTTACTATCCTCGTTAGCTTTGACTGGGTTGGCTATTGGGCCGGTCAATGCTTTCTCCGTTGAGATTTTCCCGACTAATCTTAG AGGCATGGCAGTGAGTCTAACAATGATGGTTGGGCGCACGGGGTCGATCATAGGAACGAACGCAGCAGGGGTCATGATCAACACAGTTTGCGAAGCCACCTTCTATACCTTCGGCGGATTGTTGATAC tttgCGGCCTGGCATCCTTCCTTCTACCGAAATCAAAATCGAACCCACCTACAATCAAAACAGTTACAGACACCACACATCTATAA
- the LOC128676399 gene encoding solute carrier family 22 member 16-like isoform X2 produces MTDAQRGIIASIPYIGIVVTSFPWGYLVDTRGRKKVIIASSLTVGAFGLLAGFMPELISFTIFKTLGALCLACPAAVPYTYIGEIIPQRHRDIILSVTNSLQILGSALVPLLGYGILPLEFRTSFGAYDFRSWRLLSIVYSSMFILAAFLLSFGPESPKYLVSQGKYDDALKILQYMYAGNKRKSPDVFPIKKLKVIPINEEEKPSFLQSLKLQTVPLLRRPYLKWLALNGFLLFGICSALNGLYMWVPDVLNRVLTGGGGGLTACGVIGQRFNETVDETICDDTIDTMTFIINSIANVSCAFIALAISLSVKFLGKKVLVILVYIVLGTFCVLINHVTQDMLFAVLLSSLALTGLAIGPVNAFSVEIFPTNLRGMAVSLTMMVGRTGSIIGTNAAGVMINTVCEATFYTFGGLLILCGLASFLLPKSKSNPPTIKTVTDTTHL; encoded by the exons ATGACAGATGCTCAAAGAGGGATTATCGCCTCAATTCCTTATATAG GCATAGTAGTGACGTCATTCCCCTGGGGCTACCTGGTGGACACCCGGGGCAGGAAGAAAGTCATAATCGCCAGCTCCCTCACGGTCGGCGCGTTCGGACTACTAGCTGGCTTCATGCCAGAGCTAATCAGCTTCACTATATTCAAGACTCTTGGAGCTCTATG TCTAGCGTGTCCGGCTGCCGTCCCATACACGTACATCGGAGAGATCATCCCTCAAAGACACAgggatataatattatctgtcACGAATTCCCTGCAGATTTTGGGCTCAGCTCTTGTGCCAT TGCTCGGCTACGGAATACTTCCCCTCGAGTTCCGCACAAGCTTTGGGGCATACGATTTCAGATCATGGCGACTTCTAAGCATAGTGTACTCTTCTATGTTCATCCTAGCTGCGTTCCTGTTGAGTTTCGGCCCAGAGAGCCCCAAGTACTTAGTCTCCCAAGGCAAATATGATGACGCGCTTAAGATCTTGCAATATATGTATGCAGGGAATAAAAGAAAGTCGCCCGATGTTTTTCCG aTCAAAAAGCTGAAGGTTATACCCATTAACGAGGAAGAGAAGCCGAGTTTCTTGCAATCGCTCAAACTTCAGACGGTCCCGCTGTTGCGTCGCCCGTACCTCAAGTGGCTGGCACTGAACGGATTCCTGCTCTTCGGCATATGTAGTGC ACTGAATGGTCTATACATGTGGGTGCCTGACGTGCTGAACCGCGTGCTGACTGGGGGCGGCGGCGGACTCACCGCCTGCGGCGTCATCGGACAGAGATTCAATGAG aCAGTCGACGAAACAATCTGCGACGACACCATAGACACAATGACTTTCATTATCAACTCGATAGCCAACGTGAGCTGTGCCTTCATAGCGTTAGCTATCAGTCTATCTGTCAAGTTTCTCGGGAAGAAAGTCCTCGTGATCTTAGTCTATATTGTCCTTGGCACGTTCTGCGTGTTGATCAACCACGTGACTCAAGATATGCTGTTCGCTGTGTTACTATCCTCGTTAGCTTTGACTGGGTTGGCTATTGGGCCGGTCAATGCTTTCTCCGTTGAGATTTTCCCGACTAATCTTAG AGGCATGGCAGTGAGTCTAACAATGATGGTTGGGCGCACGGGGTCGATCATAGGAACGAACGCAGCAGGGGTCATGATCAACACAGTTTGCGAAGCCACCTTCTATACCTTCGGCGGATTGTTGATAC tttgCGGCCTGGCATCCTTCCTTCTACCGAAATCAAAATCGAACCCACCTACAATCAAAACAGTTACAGACACCACACATCTATAA